The following proteins are encoded in a genomic region of Burkholderia cepacia:
- a CDS encoding MFS transporter: protein MKTVKALRWWIIVLVCLGTILNYLARNSLAVLAPELKQVFSISTQQYSYIVGAFQIGYTIMQPVCGFVVDLIGLRLGFALFAMLWSVVGVAHGFASGWLSLGVLRGFLGLFEAAAIPSGMKAVAEWFPDREKSVAVGYFNAGTSLGAAIAPPLVVFLSMRFGWQAAFMATGALGFVWAALWYTQYRSPADHPRITPQERALIRDGQATMPPVSKRRIRDVVTARRFWAIALPRFFAEPAWQTFSFWIPLYLATERHMPLTQIAIFAWMPFLAADAGGIAGGYLSPYLAKRYKLPLVWSRVAGVALGAVLMLGPAMIGLVSSPYTAIALFCVGGFAHQMISALVNTLSADVFDPEEVGTASGFAGMAAWIGGLGFSLLVGALADKIGYAPLFACLGLFDIIGVTLLAVLIRGQSKQERLLARHA from the coding sequence GTGAAGACAGTCAAGGCGTTGCGCTGGTGGATCATCGTGCTCGTGTGTCTCGGCACGATCCTCAACTACCTCGCACGGAATTCCCTCGCGGTGCTCGCGCCCGAGCTGAAGCAGGTGTTCTCCATCTCGACGCAGCAGTATTCGTACATCGTCGGCGCGTTCCAGATCGGCTACACGATCATGCAGCCGGTGTGCGGGTTCGTCGTCGACCTGATCGGGCTGCGGCTCGGGTTCGCGCTGTTCGCGATGCTGTGGTCGGTGGTCGGCGTCGCGCATGGCTTCGCGTCGGGCTGGCTGTCGCTCGGCGTCCTGCGCGGTTTTCTCGGGCTGTTCGAAGCCGCCGCGATTCCGTCGGGGATGAAGGCCGTCGCCGAATGGTTTCCCGATCGCGAGAAGTCCGTCGCGGTCGGCTACTTCAACGCGGGCACGTCGCTCGGCGCCGCAATCGCGCCGCCGCTCGTCGTGTTCCTGTCGATGCGGTTCGGCTGGCAGGCCGCGTTCATGGCCACCGGCGCACTCGGGTTCGTGTGGGCCGCGCTCTGGTACACGCAATACCGGTCGCCGGCCGATCATCCGCGCATCACGCCGCAGGAGCGCGCGCTGATCCGCGACGGCCAGGCCACGATGCCGCCCGTGTCGAAGCGCCGCATCCGCGACGTCGTCACCGCGCGGCGCTTCTGGGCCATCGCACTGCCGCGCTTCTTCGCGGAGCCCGCGTGGCAAACCTTCAGCTTCTGGATTCCGCTGTACCTCGCGACCGAGCGCCACATGCCGCTCACGCAGATCGCGATCTTCGCGTGGATGCCGTTTCTGGCGGCCGATGCCGGCGGCATCGCGGGCGGCTACCTGTCGCCGTATCTCGCGAAACGCTACAAGCTGCCGCTGGTGTGGTCGCGCGTCGCCGGCGTCGCGCTCGGCGCGGTGCTGATGCTCGGGCCCGCGATGATCGGCCTCGTGTCGTCGCCGTACACGGCCATCGCGCTGTTCTGCGTCGGCGGCTTCGCGCACCAGATGATCTCCGCGCTCGTCAACACGCTGTCGGCCGACGTGTTCGATCCCGAGGAAGTCGGCACGGCGAGCGGCTTCGCCGGGATGGCCGCGTGGATCGGCGGCCTCGGTTTCTCGCTGCTGGTCGGCGCACTCGCCGACAAGATCGGCTATGCGCCGCTGTTCGCCTGCCTCGGCCTGTTCGACATCATCGGCGTCACGCTGCTCGCGGTGCTGATCCGCGGGCAGTCGAAGCAGGAACGCCTGCTTGCACGGCATGCCTGA
- the gsiB gene encoding glutathione ABC transporter substrate-binding protein GsiB: MNKPHSFPMFRPRALFAAGAGALALSVAVPAFAQQNVVVAVYSTFTTMDPYDANDTVSQAVVKSFYEGLFGFDKSMKLVNVLATSYTASPDAKVYTVKLREGVKFHDGTDFNAAAVKANFDRVTDPANKLKRYGLFRVIEKTEVVDPTTVRFTLREPFSAFINTLAHPSAVMISPAALKKWGRDVSLHPVGTGPFEFVEWKQTDDMKVKKFAGYWKKGYPKVDTIDWKPVVDNNTRAALIKTGEADFAFTIPFEQANDLKSNPKVELIESPSIIQRYISLNTQQKPFDNPKVREALNYAVNKEALAKVVFAGYATPQTGVAPMGVEYATKLGPWPYDPAKARALLKEAGYPDGFESTLWSAYNHSTAQKLIQFVQQQLAQVGVKVKVQALEAGERVAKVESAQDPATAPVRMYYSGWSASTGEANWALTPLLASASAPPKLYNTAYYKSAVVDDDLAKALETTDRAKKATLYADAQKQVWTDAPWIFLVQEKIVYARNKRLHGMYVMPDGSFNFDEISVK, translated from the coding sequence ATGAACAAGCCGCATTCGTTCCCGATGTTCCGTCCGCGCGCGCTGTTTGCGGCGGGGGCCGGCGCGCTCGCGCTGTCGGTCGCGGTGCCCGCGTTCGCGCAGCAGAACGTCGTGGTCGCCGTGTACTCGACGTTCACGACGATGGACCCGTACGACGCAAACGACACGGTGTCGCAGGCCGTCGTCAAGTCGTTCTACGAGGGGCTGTTCGGTTTCGACAAGAGCATGAAGCTCGTCAACGTCCTGGCGACCAGCTACACGGCGTCGCCGGACGCGAAGGTGTACACGGTCAAGTTGCGCGAGGGCGTGAAATTCCACGACGGCACCGATTTCAACGCGGCGGCAGTGAAGGCGAACTTCGACCGCGTGACCGATCCCGCGAACAAGCTGAAACGTTACGGCCTGTTCCGCGTGATCGAGAAGACCGAAGTGGTCGACCCGACCACGGTGCGGTTCACGCTGCGCGAGCCGTTCTCGGCGTTCATCAATACGCTCGCGCACCCGTCGGCGGTGATGATCTCGCCGGCCGCGCTGAAGAAGTGGGGGCGTGACGTGTCGCTGCATCCGGTCGGCACCGGGCCGTTCGAATTCGTCGAATGGAAGCAGACCGACGACATGAAGGTGAAGAAGTTCGCCGGCTACTGGAAGAAGGGCTATCCGAAGGTCGACACCATCGACTGGAAACCGGTGGTCGACAACAACACGCGCGCGGCGCTGATCAAGACGGGCGAGGCGGATTTCGCGTTCACGATTCCGTTCGAGCAGGCGAACGACCTCAAGAGCAACCCGAAGGTCGAACTGATCGAGTCGCCGTCGATCATCCAGCGCTACATTTCGCTGAACACGCAGCAAAAGCCGTTCGACAACCCGAAGGTGCGTGAAGCGCTGAACTACGCGGTCAACAAGGAAGCGCTCGCGAAGGTCGTGTTCGCCGGTTACGCGACACCGCAGACCGGGGTTGCGCCGATGGGCGTCGAATACGCGACGAAGCTCGGGCCCTGGCCGTACGACCCGGCGAAGGCGCGTGCGCTGCTGAAGGAAGCCGGTTATCCGGACGGATTCGAATCGACGCTCTGGTCCGCGTACAACCATTCGACGGCGCAGAAGCTGATCCAGTTCGTCCAGCAGCAGCTCGCGCAGGTCGGCGTGAAGGTGAAGGTGCAGGCGCTCGAGGCCGGCGAGCGGGTCGCGAAGGTCGAGAGCGCCCAGGATCCGGCAACGGCGCCGGTGCGGATGTACTACAGCGGCTGGTCGGCATCGACGGGCGAAGCGAACTGGGCGCTGACGCCGCTGCTCGCGTCGGCTTCGGCGCCGCCGAAGCTCTACAACACGGCTTACTACAAGAGCGCTGTTGTCGACGACGATCTCGCGAAGGCGCTTGAGACGACCGATCGCGCGAAGAAGGCCACGCTTTACGCCGACGCGCAGAAGCAGGTGTGGACCGATGCGCCGTGGATTTTCCTGGTGCAGGAGAAGATCGTCTATGCGCGCAACAAGCGACTGCACGGCATGTACGTGATGCCGGACGGCTCGTTCAACTTCGACGAAATCTCGGTGAAATGA
- a CDS encoding glycoside hydrolase family 31 protein, with amino-acid sequence MTSLLHPPVFRVAGMHANRVLLASDAGATIEIFVLEDDIVRVRVLPDATARNPRTWTIAPGLDDVPLDGRDRLDLDGFALPAFSLAEDDDGLHIETEQIRLAVRWQGGHCTWSMRGADGTWRVALADRSTQAYNFGWWDDRTYHYVARERGDKVFGLGERAGELDRTGARFEMRNIDAMGYSAKHTDPLYKHIPFYITWSPDTCQGFGLFYDTLSDCAFDMGRELDNYHGPYRYFVAEHGDLDYYFIASPDTPLAAARRFTWLTGRPARTPKWGLGYSGSTMSYTDAPDAQQQMNRFVEQCDAHDILCDSFHLSSGYTSIGAKRYVFNWNRDKFPDAKGFARHYRDHGIRLCANIKPCLLRDHPAFDDAAQRGLLIRSASGEPAWVQFWDEVGAYIDFTQPDAYRWWREQVTSALLDYGIESTWNDNNEYEIWSPDAIAHGFGQPFPAREAKVLQTMLMMRASREAQRAHAPAQRPFLVSRSGGAGMQRYVQTWSGDNYTSWETLRYNLKMGLGLALSGVSNIGHDIGGFSGPAPSPELLLRWVQFGIFMPRFSIHSWNDDGTVNEPWMYPEITAQIASLIKQRYRLLPYLYHLLWLSTTRYEPVLRPTLADFPGDARCYDACDDMMLGDALLVAPVVDPGQAARTVYLPAGARWMCCASAQAFDGGASVTLPAPLDTPVMLLREGRVLPLNVAEQHFGARADTRGFLVAPRIEDGVAYGECVEDDGETEAWRDGEYGLWRIETGREASGVLGVSVRWDGRPGRPAERVDILLPASLQGAVAVRGARIEQDAPDGAWRRIVVALDH; translated from the coding sequence ATGACTTCGCTCCTCCATCCGCCCGTGTTCCGCGTTGCCGGCATGCACGCGAACCGCGTGCTGCTCGCGTCCGATGCCGGCGCCACCATCGAGATCTTCGTGCTCGAGGACGACATCGTGCGCGTACGCGTGCTGCCCGACGCGACGGCACGCAACCCGCGCACGTGGACGATCGCGCCGGGTCTCGACGACGTGCCGCTCGACGGGCGCGACCGCCTCGATCTCGACGGCTTCGCGCTGCCCGCCTTTTCGCTCGCCGAAGACGACGACGGCCTGCACATCGAAACCGAGCAGATCCGGCTCGCCGTGCGCTGGCAAGGCGGCCATTGCACGTGGTCGATGCGCGGCGCGGACGGTACGTGGCGCGTCGCGCTCGCCGATCGCTCGACGCAGGCGTACAACTTCGGCTGGTGGGACGACCGCACGTATCACTACGTTGCCCGCGAGCGCGGCGACAAGGTGTTCGGCCTCGGCGAGCGCGCGGGCGAACTCGACCGCACGGGCGCACGCTTCGAGATGCGCAATATCGACGCGATGGGCTACAGCGCGAAACATACCGACCCGTTGTACAAGCACATCCCGTTCTACATCACGTGGTCGCCCGACACGTGCCAGGGCTTCGGGCTGTTCTACGACACGCTGTCGGACTGCGCGTTCGACATGGGCCGCGAACTCGACAACTATCACGGCCCGTATCGCTATTTCGTCGCCGAGCACGGCGATCTCGACTACTACTTCATCGCATCGCCCGACACGCCGCTCGCGGCCGCGCGGCGCTTCACGTGGCTCACCGGGCGCCCCGCGCGCACGCCGAAATGGGGGCTCGGCTATTCGGGCTCGACGATGAGCTATACCGATGCGCCGGACGCGCAGCAGCAGATGAACCGGTTCGTCGAGCAGTGCGACGCGCACGACATCCTGTGCGATTCGTTCCACCTGTCGTCTGGCTATACGTCGATCGGCGCGAAGCGCTACGTGTTCAACTGGAACCGCGACAAGTTCCCCGACGCGAAGGGCTTCGCGCGGCACTACCGCGATCACGGCATCCGCCTGTGCGCGAACATCAAACCGTGCCTGCTGCGCGATCATCCCGCGTTCGACGATGCCGCGCAGCGCGGCCTGCTGATCCGCTCGGCGTCCGGCGAACCCGCGTGGGTGCAGTTCTGGGACGAGGTCGGCGCGTACATCGACTTCACGCAGCCGGACGCGTACCGCTGGTGGCGCGAACAGGTCACGTCGGCGCTGCTCGACTACGGGATCGAGTCGACCTGGAACGACAACAACGAATACGAGATCTGGTCGCCCGACGCAATCGCACACGGCTTCGGCCAGCCGTTCCCGGCGCGCGAGGCGAAGGTGCTGCAGACGATGCTGATGATGCGCGCGTCGCGCGAAGCGCAGCGCGCGCATGCGCCGGCGCAGCGGCCGTTCCTCGTGTCGCGCTCCGGCGGCGCCGGCATGCAGCGCTACGTGCAGACCTGGTCCGGCGACAACTACACGTCGTGGGAAACGCTGCGCTACAACCTGAAGATGGGCCTCGGGCTCGCGCTGTCGGGCGTGTCGAACATCGGCCACGACATCGGCGGCTTCTCCGGCCCCGCGCCGTCGCCCGAGCTGCTGCTGCGCTGGGTGCAGTTCGGCATCTTCATGCCGCGCTTCAGCATCCATTCGTGGAACGACGACGGCACCGTCAACGAGCCGTGGATGTATCCGGAGATCACCGCGCAGATCGCGTCGCTGATCAAGCAGCGCTACCGGCTGCTGCCTTACCTCTATCACCTGCTGTGGCTGTCGACGACGCGCTACGAGCCCGTGCTGCGGCCGACCCTGGCCGATTTCCCCGGCGATGCGCGCTGCTACGACGCATGCGACGACATGATGCTCGGCGACGCGCTACTGGTCGCGCCGGTCGTCGATCCCGGCCAGGCGGCGCGCACGGTCTATCTGCCCGCGGGCGCGCGCTGGATGTGCTGCGCGAGCGCGCAGGCGTTCGACGGCGGCGCAAGCGTGACGCTGCCCGCACCGCTCGACACGCCGGTGATGCTGCTGCGCGAAGGCCGCGTGCTGCCGCTGAACGTCGCGGAACAGCATTTCGGCGCGCGCGCCGACACGCGCGGCTTCCTCGTCGCGCCGCGCATCGAGGACGGCGTCGCGTACGGCGAATGCGTCGAGGACGACGGCGAAACGGAAGCGTGGCGCGACGGCGAATACGGACTGTGGCGCATCGAAACCGGCCGCGAGGCGTCGGGCGTGCTCGGCGTATCGGTCCGCTGGGACGGCCGCCCGGGCCGCCCGGCCGAGCGCGTCGACATCCTGCTGCCCGCATCGCTGCAAGGCGCGGTCGCCGTGCGCGGCGCGCGCATCGAGCAGGACGCGCCGGACGGCGCATGGCGCCGCATCGTCGTCGCGCTCGACCACTGA
- the gsiC gene encoding glutathione ABC transporter permease GsiC: protein MLNFLVKRLFGLLPTLAIVAVLVFLFVHLLPGDPARLAAGPEADDATVALVRADLGLDRPLPAQFVNFFTKIAHGDFGMSTRSKRPVSTEIGERFMPTLLLTLVSMVWATAFGMAIGIASAVWRNRWPDRLGMTIAVSGISFPAFALGMLLMEVFSVKLGWLPVVPDGSWKSYVLPSLTLGAAVAAVMARFTRASFVEVLNEDFVRTARAKGVHEPMVVLKHCLRNAMIPVVTMMGLQFGFLLGGSIVVEVVFNWPGLGRLLVDAVTMRDYPVIQAIVLLFSLEFILINLTVDVLYAVINPTIRFK, encoded by the coding sequence ATGCTGAATTTTCTCGTCAAACGCCTGTTCGGCCTGCTGCCCACGCTCGCGATCGTCGCGGTGCTGGTGTTCCTGTTCGTGCACCTGCTGCCGGGCGACCCGGCGCGGCTCGCGGCAGGGCCCGAAGCCGACGATGCGACGGTCGCGCTCGTGCGTGCCGATCTCGGGCTCGACCGGCCGCTGCCCGCGCAGTTCGTGAATTTCTTCACGAAGATCGCGCACGGCGATTTCGGCATGTCGACGCGCAGCAAGCGGCCGGTTTCGACCGAAATCGGCGAGCGCTTCATGCCGACGCTGCTGCTGACACTTGTCAGCATGGTGTGGGCGACGGCCTTCGGCATGGCGATCGGCATCGCATCGGCGGTGTGGCGCAATCGCTGGCCCGACCGTCTCGGCATGACGATCGCGGTGTCGGGCATCTCGTTTCCCGCGTTCGCGCTCGGCATGCTGCTGATGGAAGTCTTCTCGGTGAAGCTCGGCTGGCTGCCGGTCGTGCCGGACGGCTCGTGGAAGAGCTACGTGCTGCCGTCGCTGACGCTCGGCGCGGCGGTGGCGGCCGTGATGGCGCGCTTCACGCGCGCATCGTTCGTCGAGGTGCTGAACGAGGATTTCGTGCGCACCGCGCGTGCGAAGGGCGTGCACGAGCCGATGGTCGTGCTCAAGCATTGCCTGCGCAACGCGATGATTCCGGTCGTCACGATGATGGGGCTGCAGTTCGGTTTCCTGCTGGGCGGCTCGATCGTCGTCGAGGTCGTGTTCAACTGGCCGGGGCTCGGGCGCCTGCTGGTCGATGCGGTGACGATGCGCGACTATCCCGTGATCCAGGCGATCGTGCTGCTGTTCTCGCTCGAATTCATCCTGATCAACCTGACCGTCGACGTGCTGTACGCGGTCATCAACCCGACCATCCGGTTCAAGTGA
- a CDS encoding dipeptide ABC transporter ATP-binding protein, whose amino-acid sequence MTSSRTPSGLVLPEQRVVAVDDLSVTFRREGATFDAVRNVSFHVDRGETLAIVGESGSGKSVTSLALMRLVEHGGGAITGGRIAFRRRGGALVDLAQASAATMRGIRGADIAMIFQEPMTSLNPVFTVGDQISEAIALHQSKGAAEARAEALRLLDLVRIPETRRVFARYPHQLSGGMRQRVMIAMALSCRPALLIADEPTTALDVTIQAQILQLVRGLQDEMNMGVIFITHDMGVVAEVADRVLVMYRGEKVEEGESDRIFAAPAHRYTRALLAAVPRLGSMEGTDAPEKFPLLKVDDANAPNATPAAVSAAHGEGQPPVDHAAPPILRVSDLVTRFPVKSGVFGRVSQYVHAVERVSFELRAGETLALVGESGCGKSTTGRSLLRLVESQSGSIEFDGRDISAMKGHDLQALRRNIQFIFQDPFASLNPRLTVGFSIMEPLLVHGVARGSEAQARVDWLLDKVGLPPEAAQRYPHEFSGGQRQRIAIARALALNPKVVIADESVSALDVSVQAQIVNLMLDLQRELGVAYLFISHDMAVVERISHRVAVMYLGQIVEIGPRRAVFEAPQHPYTRKLMSAVPVADPARRHAPRQLAADEIPSPIRAIGDEPVVAPLVAVGPDHYVATHRVGGAY is encoded by the coding sequence ATGACTTCGAGCCGAACCCCATCCGGCCTCGTGCTGCCCGAACAGCGCGTGGTGGCCGTCGACGATCTGTCGGTCACGTTTCGCCGCGAAGGCGCGACGTTCGACGCCGTGCGCAACGTGTCGTTTCACGTCGACCGCGGCGAGACGCTCGCGATCGTCGGCGAATCGGGCTCCGGCAAGTCGGTCACGTCGCTCGCGCTGATGCGGCTCGTCGAACATGGCGGCGGCGCGATCACGGGCGGCCGGATCGCGTTCCGGCGCCGCGGCGGCGCACTCGTCGACCTGGCGCAGGCGAGCGCCGCGACGATGCGCGGTATCCGCGGCGCGGACATCGCGATGATCTTCCAGGAGCCGATGACGTCGCTGAACCCGGTGTTCACGGTCGGCGACCAGATCAGCGAGGCGATCGCGCTGCACCAGTCGAAGGGTGCGGCTGAAGCACGCGCGGAAGCGCTGCGGCTGCTCGATCTCGTGCGGATTCCGGAAACGCGCCGCGTGTTCGCGCGCTATCCGCATCAGCTGTCGGGCGGGATGCGGCAGCGCGTGATGATCGCGATGGCGCTGTCGTGCCGCCCCGCGCTGCTGATCGCCGACGAGCCGACGACCGCGCTCGACGTGACGATCCAGGCGCAGATCCTGCAACTCGTACGCGGGCTGCAGGACGAAATGAACATGGGCGTGATCTTCATCACGCACGACATGGGCGTGGTGGCCGAGGTGGCCGACCGCGTGCTCGTGATGTATCGCGGCGAGAAGGTCGAGGAGGGCGAGTCGGATCGCATCTTCGCGGCGCCCGCGCATCGCTACACGCGCGCGCTGCTTGCGGCCGTACCGCGGCTCGGCTCGATGGAAGGCACCGACGCGCCCGAGAAATTCCCGCTGCTGAAAGTGGACGACGCGAATGCGCCGAACGCGACTCCGGCCGCCGTCTCTGCCGCGCACGGCGAGGGTCAGCCGCCCGTCGATCACGCTGCGCCGCCGATCCTGCGCGTAAGCGATCTCGTTACGCGCTTTCCGGTGAAAAGCGGCGTGTTCGGCCGCGTGTCGCAATACGTGCATGCGGTCGAGCGCGTGAGCTTCGAGCTGCGCGCGGGCGAGACGCTTGCGCTCGTCGGCGAATCGGGCTGCGGCAAGTCGACCACCGGCCGTTCGCTGCTGCGCCTCGTCGAATCGCAGAGCGGCTCGATCGAATTCGACGGCCGCGACATCAGCGCAATGAAGGGGCATGACCTGCAGGCGCTGCGCCGGAACATCCAGTTCATTTTCCAGGATCCGTTCGCGTCGCTGAACCCGCGCCTGACGGTCGGCTTCTCGATCATGGAGCCGTTGCTCGTGCACGGCGTCGCGCGCGGCAGCGAAGCGCAGGCGCGCGTCGACTGGCTGCTCGACAAGGTCGGCTTGCCGCCCGAGGCAGCGCAACGCTATCCGCATGAATTCTCGGGCGGCCAGCGCCAGCGGATCGCGATTGCGCGTGCACTCGCGCTGAACCCGAAGGTCGTGATCGCCGACGAATCGGTGTCGGCGCTCGACGTGTCGGTGCAGGCGCAGATCGTCAACCTGATGCTCGACCTGCAGCGCGAGCTCGGCGTCGCGTACCTGTTCATCTCGCACGACATGGCCGTGGTCGAGCGCATCAGCCATCGCGTCGCGGTGATGTATCTCGGCCAGATCGTCGAGATCGGTCCGCGCCGCGCGGTGTTCGAGGCGCCGCAGCATCCGTACACGAGGAAGCTGATGAGCGCGGTGCCGGTGGCCGACCCCGCGCGCCGGCATGCGCCGCGCCAGCTCGCCGCGGACGAAATCCCGAGCCCGATCCGCGCGATCGGCGACGAACCGGTCGTCGCGCCGCTCGTCGCGGTCGGCCCCGATCATTACGTCGCGACGCATCGCGTCGGCGGCGCGTATTGA
- a CDS encoding MurR/RpiR family transcriptional regulator, producing MTPLVPYDASHDEPAIAERIASAMPLMSPIHRRMGEFVLANPFRAATMRIDELAQAVNASIATANRFAKALGFDGYPAMRAALVRGFEATLGPVERLRSAQELEPGVRGAAWIDAVFDQAAANIESTRAQLDAADVEAAVEAIVGARRVLILGAGSSAFLTGLMEHGLSVCHDNVQSLALLGGPSHAARRLYTADSRDLVIALAFPCYVKDTIELARRAAARGARVLGISDGPQSPLAPIASLNLYVKAERRFAATSEAAVLTMIEALIDAVALRTHRSAKSAAEMTEFLLPWLVQPQAALPATNPSSSRPKKS from the coding sequence ATGACGCCTCTCGTTCCGTACGACGCCAGTCACGACGAACCCGCGATCGCCGAGCGGATCGCGTCGGCGATGCCGTTGATGTCGCCGATCCACCGGCGCATGGGCGAATTCGTGCTCGCCAATCCGTTTCGCGCGGCGACGATGCGGATCGACGAACTCGCGCAGGCCGTGAATGCGTCGATCGCGACCGCGAACCGTTTCGCGAAGGCGCTTGGCTTCGACGGCTATCCGGCGATGCGCGCGGCGCTCGTGCGCGGCTTCGAGGCGACGCTCGGGCCGGTCGAGCGGCTGCGCTCCGCGCAGGAACTGGAGCCCGGCGTGCGCGGCGCCGCCTGGATCGACGCGGTATTCGACCAGGCTGCCGCCAATATCGAGAGCACGCGCGCGCAACTGGATGCGGCCGATGTCGAGGCCGCGGTCGAGGCGATCGTCGGCGCGCGGCGCGTGCTGATCCTCGGCGCCGGATCGAGCGCGTTCCTTACCGGGCTGATGGAGCACGGGCTGTCGGTGTGCCACGACAACGTGCAGTCGCTCGCGCTGCTCGGCGGCCCGTCGCACGCGGCGCGGCGCCTGTATACGGCCGATTCGCGCGATCTCGTGATCGCGCTCGCGTTTCCGTGCTACGTGAAGGACACGATCGAGCTGGCCCGCCGGGCGGCGGCGCGCGGCGCGCGCGTGCTCGGCATCTCCGACGGCCCGCAGTCGCCGCTGGCGCCGATCGCGTCGCTGAACCTGTACGTCAAGGCCGAACGGCGTTTCGCGGCCACGTCGGAAGCCGCCGTGCTCACGATGATCGAGGCGCTGATCGACGCGGTCGCGCTGCGCACGCACCGGTCCGCGAAGTCCGCGGCCGAGATGACCGAATTCCTGCTGCCGTGGCTCGTGCAGCCGCAGGCGGCGTTGCCGGCCACCAACCCTTCTTCCTCACGCCCGAAAAAATCATGA
- a CDS encoding isoaspartyl peptidase/L-asparaginase family protein encodes MTSTAIVAIHGGAGTILREAMDTDTERRYRTELTAILQAAQQVLADGGSALDAVTVAVRMLEDCPLFNAGRGAVYTAEGKHELDAAVMDGATLGAGAICCATRVRNPVLAARRVMEASEHVLFAGAGADAFAAAQGLELAEPGYFDTDARHAQWLKARAAAGTMLDHDAAAFAFGKSQPAEPLDPDRKLGTVGAVACDLHGHIAAATSTGGITNKQPGRVGDSPIIGAGCYADDATCAVSTTGTGEMFIRLATAHDVAAQIAYRGASLADAAHDVVMNKLARLAGRGGLVAVDAHGNVAMPFNTEGMYRGYARVGEAPVVGIYRDDAA; translated from the coding sequence ATGACTTCAACCGCGATCGTTGCGATTCACGGCGGCGCAGGCACGATCCTGCGCGAGGCGATGGATACCGATACCGAACGTCGGTACCGCACCGAACTGACCGCGATCCTGCAGGCCGCGCAGCAGGTGCTGGCCGATGGCGGCAGCGCGCTCGACGCCGTCACCGTCGCGGTGCGGATGCTCGAGGACTGTCCGCTGTTCAACGCCGGGCGCGGCGCTGTCTACACGGCCGAAGGCAAGCACGAACTCGACGCGGCGGTCATGGACGGCGCGACGCTCGGCGCCGGCGCGATCTGCTGCGCGACGCGTGTGCGCAATCCCGTGCTCGCCGCGCGGCGGGTGATGGAGGCGAGCGAACACGTGCTGTTCGCCGGCGCGGGCGCCGATGCGTTCGCGGCCGCGCAGGGGCTCGAACTCGCGGAACCCGGCTACTTCGACACCGACGCGCGGCATGCGCAGTGGCTCAAGGCGCGCGCGGCGGCCGGCACGATGCTCGACCACGATGCGGCGGCGTTCGCGTTCGGCAAGTCGCAGCCGGCCGAGCCGCTCGATCCGGACCGCAAGCTCGGCACGGTCGGCGCGGTCGCGTGCGACCTGCACGGCCACATCGCGGCGGCGACGTCGACGGGCGGCATCACGAACAAGCAGCCGGGGCGGGTGGGCGATTCGCCGATCATCGGCGCGGGCTGCTACGCGGACGACGCCACCTGCGCGGTCTCGACGACGGGCACCGGCGAGATGTTCATCCGCCTTGCGACCGCGCACGACGTCGCCGCGCAGATCGCGTATCGCGGCGCGTCGCTCGCCGACGCCGCGCACGATGTCGTGATGAACAAGCTGGCGCGCCTCGCCGGCCGCGGCGGGCTCGTTGCGGTCGATGCGCACGGCAATGTCGCGATGCCGTTCAACACCGAAGGGATGTACCGCGGCTACGCACGCGTCGGTGAAGCGCCGGTCGTCGGCATCTACCGCGACGATGCGGCCTGA